aatatatatgcatatatattaacaatatatatttatataaaatctttattaaaaaaaaatatatacaatttacACTCATTtcactaaaaaaaaataaataagtaaaaattaaataatttaataaacacataagtataaacaaaaaaaaaaaacattataggaaaaaaataatttaatgttataaaaattgatttatcataatattcatgtattatatatctaaatttcacaaaacattaaattgaatttaatatcatgaaaccatatatttattcttttaataattttgtgtattgggcttttttattcatttttttttttcgtcgaTAACGTAAaactaaataaattattatcataaccAAAACTATAATTAATATTGCAACAACAGAAGCAATAATAGCAGTTTGCTTACTCATAAATACAGTATTTATCAGACCGGTCTCTCGAGCTTTTATTGCATTAATAGCACTTTCTCTAGCAGCCTCAGCAGCGGCTTTAGCAGGCTCTTCGGCGTCTGCCACCATAGTTTTTACagttctttttataatttcgtCAGGTGAAATATATTGTCCTCTTTGTGATACAGTTTGAATTTGGTTCCACACCGACTGACAAATAGGAATATGACGGTTAGCGTCAGCGAAAGGGAAGCGCAGACTCCCTGAAGAAGGAAGTATACATTTCTCAAAATATAGTTGTTGAACAGCTTGAGTAATGTTTGTGACATCTTTATAAGATGTTGTAGCAAAATAGGTCCCCAAATCCTTACCACCTAGAGTTGATACAACAAATtttgattttattaatttcattatttccGCCGCACCCGCAGCATTAGCGGAAGCCGAAATCTCAGCAGCAGCTGCTTTTATAGCTTCTTTAATACCAACATCAAGTGCCACATTTTTCCAGATATTTATAGCAATCCCACCAAATAATCCAACACTTCCTGCAACACTTCCTAGCCCACACCCACACATAAGACAacctttttctattttttctgCCAAGTTTTTCtccattttatctttttgaataattttttgtatatttttgtcaCGCTGTTCTTTACGTTTTTGTCGTTTTTCTTGCAACCTTTCGTCATATTCTCGTAATCTTTGTGAGGTTTGTCTTTCGAAAATTTCCTTCACTGAATTGATTTCCTCATCACTATCATAAATTGACGATTCTGTGTCACATTCGCTTAACACTCGTGATGTATATCTTGGTGTATGATGTGATGTGATGGatggtttatttttattatgtgcCTATAAAGaaggtaatatatatatatatatatttgttataaatatgtatattgtatatttatatgaattataaaatactatataaatatatatatatatatatatatatatatatatttataaatatttgattCGTACATAATATGATgttaacaatatatttaatagaaagaaaaataataacattttagTGTAGTGcagtttcatatttattgtgatacttttattattttatgaataaaattataacaaaaaaaattcatctataataatatattttattgtgaTATAAGAATTACGTATGCTTAatctaaaatattattataggcTTGTACTATAATACACAATTATTTtcacattatataaaaacatatttttttactgcaaccatattttattcttttattgagaacagaaaaaaaaaattaaaaaataataaatgggaagaaaacaatatataatataataaaatatttccatattttttataatttttaatttgaatttctaataaaatctaattttatatcatacgaTAAATTGTAATagcaattttatttttatatatgtatataacaaataaaaccATAGTTACAAACAACTCGCTTTTTTATTGtgtttaaattatataaaaatgtgtacAGAAATAGTTGTTAAAGGTGCACAATATGGATATAAGAACTTATTAGaacatatatgaatataatagatattacaatataaaatGGTATCATttctatttaaaaaaaaattttaaataaatattgtgtatcataatataagaaataagtATTTTTCAAACTAATAGTAATTGTATTTCTTTTAGgttttgttattattcttttttccgTTCTAAAAATTGTTGCATGTTATAGCTTTCTCTCTAATTTATCTATGTAGTTGCaaagattaatattattatttttataaaaatatttgaatatatttgaaaaaattattaattattagattatttaaatatataataatcacaaaaaaatatttttaatatttattattattagaaaagaaaaatcaaaaaaaaaaaaaaaaaaaaaaaaaaaagaaaaaaaaattaatgaaatgagaaattatgtatatactaTTACACAATATATTGTATTGTTTTATGTAATGTTTTAtcttatacaaatatattatatttataataataataattattattatatatatatatttcttaaaatagtAGTTTTACTATTTCACAATTTAGCATACattaattgtattattacatgttataacaaaataattaattactatatattttaataattatattataattatatattaaacaaataaCACGATGTTATACATATTACGAAAAAACACGAagctatttatttttaatttatacgTAATTAGAAACcttataaaaacaattcttaatatttctaaaaattaaattgtttcctataataataatgatagtacGTATGagtacaagaaaaaaaagtaaaaaaaaagcaaaattAATAACTAGAACAATATGAAAAAGCAAGAACGAACACAAAACAATGAAAAATCAGaacattaaaatattgttataatatcatgaaccttatacgtatatatatattttttttattttagtataaaacattttttaacGATATGTGTAATAAATAGCAGATCGATCCATTTAGGAAATTTATAGATACATGGATACTATTAAAATAGAATTTTAAAATTGATGATGGATATTCacgaataattatatatattataatataatatattttgtatttgtgTTATTAGTTATTACTTTATAAAACAactaatataaacaatttattaaatatatatcatattaagTTCTTAAAATGTttgatataattatatataatataaatacataaatatatatatatagtatttaaaataaattaacgaatatatgatttattaaagaataaaagtctttgaaaaaaaaaaaaaaaattaatataatagtaaattaatacaataaataatgaaaaaaaattgacaCATAAcaaaatacattatatgtGTAAAAATGTAAtgcatataaaattatatagtcAATTATATTGGAGAAAAACATGATATATTCAAAGAAAAACAGTACATGTACCAAAAGTCCTACCGACATCAAAAAATACCAAacacattatatttattcttctaataattttatatattggagttttttcttcatttttttttttcgtcgatatcgtaaaattaaataaataattgatAGTATAATGATTATGCATACTGTTACAAGAAGAGAAATTCCTAAAGGACTCGAAAAAAATGTTTCCCATGTAAATGTTGCGTTCAATGCTTCTGCTTTGGCTTCATCAGAAGCTGAAGCAGCCCATTCCGCAGCATTGGATAtcttactttttattttactaaATCCCATTGGCTGTTTACCTGATTTTaatgaacaatataaattattgaCAGCTTCGTCAGATTTACATAATGGAGTTGTTATAGTATCAATTCTTCTAAGGAGAGCATCCTTACAATTAAAATTTGTTGCAGTAACCAaatctttaatattttcccCAAGTAATTGAAAAAGACCATTAACACTCTTTAATTCATCAAGAGCGGCTTTCATTCCAGCTTTCGTAGCAGCATTTACTGCTGCAGCATATACAGCAGTTCCACCTATCAAACCCAACCCTGGAATAAACCCTCCTAGATTTTTTCCACATTTCAAACAACTTTTTTCTACTTTGTCCCCTAAAGATTTTTCGCAAACGCATGTGGGTATGTCATTGATAGATATATCTGTTTGTAATGTGACAAACTTTTCAGCCAATTCTTTTTCcaatttatcttttaaaataattttttgtatttctttaTCGCATTGttctttacatttttgtttgttttcgAGCAAGCGTTCATTGTATTCTTCAAAACGTTGCGATGTTTGACGATCAAAACCTTGCATTACTGCTTTCATTTCGGGATCACTATCATAGTTGGCAGGTGAATATAATTCACAGTCGCATAATAACCTGGTATTTGGTGGAAATTTTGGTGTGATGGATGGATTTTTGTGGGGGGAACCTAcctttaaaaatatggatatatatagtattatataatataattaattataacttataattatgtatatttattataattaaatataatgtatatttaaaaaattgtcatatatatatgtaacgtatatgaatatataggtacaattattatgtataatttatatatatatatatattataattatatttataaatatttgataCATACATTACATAATCttaccaatatatttaatggaagagcaaacaataatatattaatataatggactttcatttttattgtgatatttataataatttatgataaaaattataacaaattaattgttatataataccctgttttatattataaataaattaaatatgtttaacataaaatattattataattttataatataccaCAATTAATTgccattataaaaatatattgcaCCATTGGTAAATGAATAATTCTTccattacaaaaaaaaaaaaaaaaaaaaaaattcaaattaaattaaaatatatcaaaatatattacattttttataattttttttttaatttttaatgaaaTTTAATTTCATGTCatatcataaataaaaattaaattatatttttataaaactaTATAACAAGTAAAATAGTAGTTGcaaaaaactttttttttgttgtaaaatatatacatatgtgtaaATTAATagttgttatatttatatgccacatatatatcataatagtTCTCATgatttttatcaaataaatatccTAATAagcatattaatataatttctatTGTGGAAATAACAAATTTTCttgtaattaataaaatataatattaatccgaaaactaatataataaaatccatttatatttattttaatatttgtatcTTTCCTTTTTcgtttatttcattttttttctaagcGTTATCCTATGTTAGAAAATTCTCTCTATTGtatctattattttatgttactttattatattataataatatataaatatatatgtataatatgatatttaaatgaattatatattaattaattataaaatattatttgtgaATAAATTAGAAATATACCATAATTAAAAggatataatttaaaatgtttTCCAAAGATACTACATACTGATACagtgtattttatatttctgtgtataaatataaaatatataattatattgtattaataatttatatgttgtaaaatattatagatatattatatttatataattagaattaacatataatatttttacaatacataaaaaacTAATGGTATAattacattataataatagttttcttaaatatgtacattaaaaataaatatatatatatataatttatttttactattctataatataaacgataataataatattaataaatcattaataatattatattaatagaaaaaataaactatatatatatatatatatatatatatatttttaatattttacaagttattaatatttatatattttgttttaatttacttttatattaattatatgtataagaataggaaaataaaaggcatatcatataaatatgattattttaatacaatcattatatattatatattgttattattttataataatgctTATCTTAAGATTAGGTTaactcatttttattatattataatgtgttcatatatagatattacatgttcaaaatatttttgttgttagtatattaaatatatatatatatatatatatataatatacgtTTTTTACTAATTTAATGCTTAAtggatttatatttataacatataatatattaattaatatatgaagtgatatatataaacaatatcaaaataaaaattagtGGAAAAAAGtaattatgttttatattgataaaaaatattttatttttatttgtttttttgtttcttttgtTGGCAATTCCCTCTTaagttatttatttaatgtaaTTATTATGCTGTCGTATTTTTGATAGggttcttttatatatatattatgtattttttatatttggtCCACTttgtgtttttattatatcgtggtatttttaataatatataaaaagtacaTAACaagatatgaaatatataaattaatacatatatatatatataatatgacaGGTTTTTGTAGGGAATATATTtgtcaaaataaaaatatttatttatattaatttttttattgtatcaATATTGACTAATATTTTTTcgtatgaataatatgtttcctaccattaattattattattattaacataatatatctatttgttatattctGTTCTatgaaaattaatataaagtattatataaatatacatatatatatgtgctacATTATTGTTCctaaacaattatatataaatttatatattagtttagtatttaatatatatattaaaaaaatatatgttttattaaagaataaatgtctttgaaaaaaaaaaaaaattaacataatcaataaaataattaatacaataaataatcaaaaaaattGACACATAACAAGATAGATTATATGTGTACacttaatacatataaaaatatatagatattttCAATGGGAAAAAAACATGGTATATTCAAAGAAAGACAGTACATGTTCCAAACGTCCTGCCAACATCAATATAACAAACACATAATAtctattcttttaataattttatatattggagttttctcttcatttttttttttcttcgataacgtaaaattaaataagtGATTAAAAGTATAATAACTATAATTACTACTACAATAAAGCTAATTACCATGGGATTAGAAAAAATAGCTGATGTACTTGTTACCTCACCAGTTTTTTCCGCTGTAAGCACCTTAGTAGTTTCAGTAGTCGTTTTCGCAGCAGCTTCACCAGCCTTTATTACAGCTCTTTTCGCGTTTGCTGATATAGCTGTAATGTTATCAACATTCTCTCCGAACATTGAACCGTAATTGCAAAACAGTTTACCTTGGTAAGCATTAGTAGACACACACattgtattatattcttGCAGAATTTTATCAACAACAAACGCGGAATTATTAAATGTTTTTCCAGTAATAACTTCTTCAAAAGTTTTACCACTTAAAAAATCTATATCGAATGCACCTTTTATTCCTTTAATGGCTATCTTAATACCTTCAACAATACCGGCTGCAGCACCTTCAGCTATAGCCTCTTTCTCAGCAGCGACAATAGCAGC
This Plasmodium falciparum 3D7 genome assembly, chromosome: 11 DNA region includes the following protein-coding sequences:
- a CDS encoding rifin → MKLHYTKMLLFFFLLNILLTSYYAHNKNKPSITSHHTPRYTSRVLSECDTESSIYDSDEEINSVKEIFERQTSQRLREYDERLQEKRQKRKEQRDKNIQKIIQKDKMEKNLAEKIEKGCLMCGCGLGSVAGSVGLFGGIAINIWKNVALDVGIKEAIKAAAAEISASANAAGAAEIMKLIKSKFVVSTLGGKDLGTYFATTSYKDVTNITQAVQQLYFEKCILPSSGSLRFPFADANRHIPICQSVWNQIQTVSQRGQYISPDEIIKRTVKTMVADAEEPAKAAAEAARESAINAIKARETGLINTVFMSKQTAIIASVVAILIIVLVMIIIYLVLRYRRKKKMNKKAQYTKLLKE
- a CDS encoding rifin, with the translated sequence MKVHYINILLFALPLNILVRLCNVGSPHKNPSITPKFPPNTRLLCDCELYSPANYDSDPEMKAVMQGFDRQTSQRFEEYNERLLENKQKCKEQCDKEIQKIILKDKLEKELAEKFVTLQTDISINDIPTCVCEKSLGDKVEKSCLKCGKNLGGFIPGLGLIGGTAVYAAAVNAATKAGMKAALDELKSVNGLFQLLGENIKDLVTATNFNCKDALLRRIDTITTPLCKSDEAVNNLYCSLKSGKQPMGFSKIKSKISNAAEWAASASDEAKAEALNATFTWETFFSSPLGISLLVTVCIIIILSIIYLILRYRRKKKMKKKLQYIKLLEE